A single window of Venturia canescens isolate UGA chromosome 3, ASM1945775v1, whole genome shotgun sequence DNA harbors:
- the LOC122407974 gene encoding EF-hand calcium-binding domain-containing protein 1-like, which translates to MPLQLPTDILNDSLKEIVFLRKNQPRFKKLCKKTHFDQREIEALALIHRKIQSQSGAVTRHSFREVLHSGLDFTENIRHLLVDRLFSAMNKRNSSQLRMDHWDEGWSVLLRGNTPERIHFAYKVYDLMRTNKIGKEQIFPMMRGCLIKVQADEDPEEGVKDLIELMLKKLDVDRDGKVTEEDFKAATLQRNILFLECMGPVFPSSEAQNAFLTTFTTKTMW; encoded by the exons atgcCTCTACAATTACCAACCGATATACTAAACGACTCCCTTAAAGAAATAGTAtttcttcgaaaaaatcaaCCTCGTTTCAAGAAATTATGCAAAAAGACCCATTTTGATCAACGCGAAATTGAAGCTTTGGCTTTGATACaccgaaaaattcaatcgcAGTCAGGTGCTGTTACGAGGCACAGCTTTCGTGAGGTTTTACATTCGGGATTGGATTTTACCGAAAATATTCGACATTTACTCGTCGATCGACTCTTCTCTGCGATGAACAAAAGAAATTCTTCCCAG TTGCGAATGGACCATTGGGACGAGGGCTGGTCAGTTTTACTTCGAGGAAACACACCGGAGCGTATACATTTCGCTTACAAAGTTTACGATCTCATGAGAACTAACAAGATAGGAAAGGAACAGATATTTCCGATGATGAGAGGTTGCTTGATCAAGGTCCAAGCTGACGAGGATCCGGAGGAGGGGGTCAAG GACTTGATAGAGCTGATGTTGAAGAAGCTGGACGTTGATAGGGACGGTAAGGTAACCGAGGAGGATTTCAAAGCCGCGACGTTGCAGAGGAACATATTGTTTTTGGAGTGCATGGGACCGGTGTTTCCATCGAGCGAAGCACAAAACGCatttttaacgacattcaccaCCAAAACAATGTGGTGA